One window from the genome of Rhinolophus ferrumequinum isolate MPI-CBG mRhiFer1 chromosome 22, mRhiFer1_v1.p, whole genome shotgun sequence encodes:
- the FMO5 gene encoding flavin-containing monooxygenase 5 isoform X5 yields the protein MTKKRIAVIGGGVSGLVSIKCCLEEGLEPVCFERTDDIGGLWRFQENPEEGRASIYKSVIINTSKEMMCFSDYPIPAHFPNFMHNSQVLEYFRMYAKEFDLVKYIRFKTTVCSVKKQPDFPTSGQWEVVTESEGKKEVTVFDGVMVCTGHHTNAHLPLESFPGIEKFKGQYFHSRDYKNPASFSGKRVIVIGIGNSGGDLAVEISHTAKQVFLSTRRGSWITNRVGDHGYPFDVLFFSRFKHFLRKIVGESLLNMYLESKMNQRFNHEMYGLKPKHRALSQHPTINDDLPNRIISGLVKVKGNVKEFTETAAIFDDGSREDNIDAVIFATGYTFAFPFLEDSVKVVKNRVSLYKKVFPPNLEKPTLAIIGLVQPLGATMPISELQGRWVTQVFKGLKTLPSQSEMLRDITEAQEKIDKRYLESQRHTIQTDFIDTTVELADLVGVRPNLLSLAFTDPKLALQLLLGPYTPIQYRLQGPGKWDGARKAILTIDERIRKPMMTRQVKSSGSMISALTMAWFMLAVVFFAIIITYF from the exons GAAAATCCGGAAGAAGGAAGGGCCAGTATCTACAAATCAGTGATCATCAACACTTCAAAGGAGATGATGTGCTTCAGCGACTATCCGATCCCAGCTCATTTTCCTAACTTCATGCACAACTCCCAAGTGCTGGAGTATTTCCGGATGTACGCCAAAGAATTTGACCTTGTAAAGTATATTCGATTCAAG ACCACTGTGTGCAGTGTGAAGAAGCAGCCTGATTTCCCCACTTCAGGCCAATGGGAGGTGGTCACGGAATCTGAAGGGAAAAAGGAGGTGACTGTCTTCGATGGGGTCATGGTTTGCACTGGCCACCACACCAATGCTCACTTACCCTTGGAGAGCTTCCCTG GAATTGAGAAGTTCAAAGGACAGTACTTCCATAGTCGAGACTATAAGAATCCAGCGAGTTTCAGTGGAAAGAGAGTCATTGTCATTGGCATTGGGAACTCTGGAGGGGATCTGGCCGTGGAGATTAGCCACACAGCCAAGCAG GTTTTCCTCAGCACCAGGAGAGGATCTTGGATTACAAATCGTGTGGGAGACCATGGATATCCTTTTGATGTGTTGTTCTTCTCTCgatttaaacattttctgaggAAGATAGTTGGTGAATCATTATTAAACATGTATTTGGAAAGCAAGATGAACCAAAGGTTTAACCACGAAATGTATGGCCTAAAGCCTAAACACAG AGCCCTGAGTCAGCATCCAACAATCAATGATGACCTGCCAAATCGTATAATTTCTGGCTTGGTGAAGGTGAAAGGAAATGTGAAGGAATTCACAGAGACAGCCGCCATATTTGACGATGGCTCCAGAGAGGATAACATTGATGCTGTTATCTTTGCAACAGGCTATAcctttgcctttccttttcttgaagaTTCTGTCAAAGTGGTCAAAAACAGGGTATCCCTGTATAAAAAGGTCTTCCCTCCAAACCTGGAAAAGCCAACTCTTGCAATCATAGGCTTAGTCCAGCCCTTGGGTGCCACTATGCCCATTTCAGAGCTGCAAGGACGCTGGGTCACTCAGGTATTCAAAG gGCTGAAAACAttaccctcacaaagtgaaatgTTAAGAGATATAACTGAGGCTCAAGAGAAAATTGACAAAAG GTATTTGGAGAGCCAACGCCACACCATTCAGACAGACTTTATAGATACCACGGTGGAACTTGCTGATCTGGTGGGCGTCAGACCCAACCTGCTGTCTCTGGCCTTCACCGACCCCAAGCTGGCATTACAGTTATTATTGGGACCCTACACTCCAATCCAGTATCGTCTACAGGGCCCGGGAAAGTGGGATGGAGCCCGAAAAGCCATCCTCACCATAGACGAGCGTATCAGGAAGCCTATGATGACCAGACAAGTTAAGAGCAGTGGTTCCATGATTTCAGCATTAACGATGGCCTGGTTCATGCTCGCTGTGGTTTTTTTTGCCATAATTATAACCTATTTTTAG
- the PRKAB2 gene encoding 5'-AMP-activated protein kinase subunit beta-2, translating into MGNTTSDRVAGERHGAKAARAEGTGGHGPGKEHKIMVGSTDDPSVFSLQDSKLPGDKEFVSWQQDLDDSVKPTQQARPTVIRWSEGGKEVFISGSFNNWSAKIPLIKSHNDFVAILDLPEGEHQYKFFVDGQWVHDPSEPVVTSQLGTINNLIHVKKSDFEVFDALNLDSMESSETSCRDLSSSPPGPYGQEMYVFRSEERFKSPPILPPHLLQVILNKDTNISCDPALLPEPNHVMLNHLYALSIKDSVMVLSATHRYKKKYVTTLLYKPI; encoded by the exons ATGGGAAACACCACCAGCGACCGGGTGGCCGGGGAGCGCCACGGCGCCAAGGCAGCACGCGCTGAGGGCACCGGCGGCCATGGCCCGGGCAAGGAGCACAAGATCATGGTGGGCAGCACGGACGACCCCAGCGTCTTCAGTCTGCAGGACTCCAAG CTCCCTGGGGACAAAGAGTTTGTATCCTGGCAGCAGGATCTGGATGATTCGGTGAAGCCTACACAGCAGGCCCGGCCCACTGTGATCCGCTGGTCTGAAGGAGGCAAGGAGGTCTTCATCTCTGGGTCCTTCAACAACTGGAGCGCCAAGATCCCACTGATTAAGAG cCATAATGACTTTGTGGCCATCCTGGACCTCCCCGAGGGAGAGCACCAGTACAAGTTCTTCGTGGATGGACAGTGGGTTCATGATCCATCAGAG CCTGTGGTTACCAGTCAGCTTGGTACGATTAACAACTTGATCCACGTCAAGAAATCTGATTTTGAGGTGTTTGATGCTTTAAATTTAGATTCCATGGAAAGCTCGGAGACATCTTGTCGAG ACCTTTCCAGCTCACCCCCAGGGCCTTACGGTCAAGAAATGTATGTGTTCCGATCCGAGGAGAGATTCAAATCCCCACCCATCTTGCCTCCTCACCTTCTCCAAGTTATTCTTAACAAGGACACTAATATTTCT tgtgACCCAGCCTTGCTCCCCGAACCCAATCACGTTATGCTGAACCATCTGTACGCATTGTCCATTAAG GACAGTGTGATGGTCCTTAGTGCAACCCATCGCTACAAGAAGAAGTATGTCACTACTCTGCTGTACAAGCCCATCTGA
- the FMO5 gene encoding flavin-containing monooxygenase 5 isoform X3 — MTKKRIAVIGGGVSGLVSIKCCLEEGLEPVCFERTDDIGGLWRFQENPEEGRASIYKSVIINTSKEMMCFSDYPIPAHFPNFMHNSQVLEYFRMYAKEFDLVKYIRFKTTVCSVKKQPDFPTSGQWEVVTESEGKKEVTVFDGVMVCTGHHTNAHLPLESFPGIEKFKGQYFHSRDYKNPASFSGKRVIVIGIGNSGGDLAVEISHTAKQVFLSTRRGSWITNRVGDHGYPFDVLFFSRFKHFLRKIVGESLLNMYLESKMNQRFNHEMYGLKPKHRALSQHPTINDDLPNRIISGLVKVKGNVKEFTETAAIFDDGSREDNIDAVIFATGYTFAFPFLEDSVKVVKNRVSLYKKVFPPNLEKPTLAIIGLVQPLGATMPISELQGRWVTQVFKGLKTLPSQSEMLRDITEAQEKIDKRYLESQRHTIQTDFIDTTVELADLVGVRPNLLSLAFTDPKLALQLLLGPYTPIQYRLQGPGKWDGARKAILTIDERIRKPMMTRQVKSSGSMISALTMAWFMLAVVFFAIIITYF, encoded by the exons ATGACCAAGAAAAGAATTGCTGTGATTGGGGGAGGCGTGAGCGGGCTGGTATCCATCAAGTGCTGCCTGGAAGAAGGCTTGGAGCCTGTCTGCTTTGAAAGGACTGATGACATCGGGGGGCTCTGGAGGTTCCAG GAAAATCCGGAAGAAGGAAGGGCCAGTATCTACAAATCAGTGATCATCAACACTTCAAAGGAGATGATGTGCTTCAGCGACTATCCGATCCCAGCTCATTTTCCTAACTTCATGCACAACTCCCAAGTGCTGGAGTATTTCCGGATGTACGCCAAAGAATTTGACCTTGTAAAGTATATTCGATTCAAG ACCACTGTGTGCAGTGTGAAGAAGCAGCCTGATTTCCCCACTTCAGGCCAATGGGAGGTGGTCACGGAATCTGAAGGGAAAAAGGAGGTGACTGTCTTCGATGGGGTCATGGTTTGCACTGGCCACCACACCAATGCTCACTTACCCTTGGAGAGCTTCCCTG GAATTGAGAAGTTCAAAGGACAGTACTTCCATAGTCGAGACTATAAGAATCCAGCGAGTTTCAGTGGAAAGAGAGTCATTGTCATTGGCATTGGGAACTCTGGAGGGGATCTGGCCGTGGAGATTAGCCACACAGCCAAGCAG GTTTTCCTCAGCACCAGGAGAGGATCTTGGATTACAAATCGTGTGGGAGACCATGGATATCCTTTTGATGTGTTGTTCTTCTCTCgatttaaacattttctgaggAAGATAGTTGGTGAATCATTATTAAACATGTATTTGGAAAGCAAGATGAACCAAAGGTTTAACCACGAAATGTATGGCCTAAAGCCTAAACACAG AGCCCTGAGTCAGCATCCAACAATCAATGATGACCTGCCAAATCGTATAATTTCTGGCTTGGTGAAGGTGAAAGGAAATGTGAAGGAATTCACAGAGACAGCCGCCATATTTGACGATGGCTCCAGAGAGGATAACATTGATGCTGTTATCTTTGCAACAGGCTATAcctttgcctttccttttcttgaagaTTCTGTCAAAGTGGTCAAAAACAGGGTATCCCTGTATAAAAAGGTCTTCCCTCCAAACCTGGAAAAGCCAACTCTTGCAATCATAGGCTTAGTCCAGCCCTTGGGTGCCACTATGCCCATTTCAGAGCTGCAAGGACGCTGGGTCACTCAGGTATTCAAAG gGCTGAAAACAttaccctcacaaagtgaaatgTTAAGAGATATAACTGAGGCTCAAGAGAAAATTGACAAAAG GTATTTGGAGAGCCAACGCCACACCATTCAGACAGACTTTATAGATACCACGGTGGAACTTGCTGATCTGGTGGGCGTCAGACCCAACCTGCTGTCTCTGGCCTTCACCGACCCCAAGCTGGCATTACAGTTATTATTGGGACCCTACACTCCAATCCAGTATCGTCTACAGGGCCCGGGAAAGTGGGATGGAGCCCGAAAAGCCATCCTCACCATAGACGAGCGTATCAGGAAGCCTATGATGACCAGACAAGTTAAGAGCAGTGGTTCCATGATTTCAGCATTAACGATGGCCTGGTTCATGCTCGCTGTGGTTTTTTTTGCCATAATTATAACCTATTTTTAG